A single genomic interval of Buchnera aphidicola (Symydobius americanus) harbors:
- the tgt gene encoding tRNA guanosine(34) transglycosylase Tgt, giving the protein MKFQVYKNDGYARYGILSFYNQNIETPLFMSVGTYGAIRSLSIDDLLLTKTQMILSNALHLFLRPGIDIIKLHGDLHNFMNWHGPILTDSGGFQIFSLSKFCSIIEKGVYFKNPINGKVLFFTPELSIDTQCYLNSDIVMVFDECINSFSSFREVKKSTEMSLRWALRSKYRFEFKKNKNALFGIIQGGIYKSLRTFSINELLQLNFDGYAIGGLSVGEPKEIMYNLLKYICCNLPLDKPRYLMGVGKPEDIIEAVRCGVDMFDCVIPTRHARNGSLFTTFGVINIRNKKYKTDISVLDKTCKCYTCMNYTRSYLHHLFRCRETLSYKLNSIHNLYYYQSLMCDIRNSIQNNTFDDFCYDFYKNIKINKHFK; this is encoded by the coding sequence ATGAAATTTCAAGTATATAAGAATGATGGATATGCTCGATATGGTATATTATCTTTTTATAATCAAAATATTGAAACTCCTTTATTTATGTCGGTTGGCACTTATGGAGCTATAAGAAGTTTAAGTATTGATGATTTATTACTTACTAAAACTCAGATGATTTTGTCTAATGCTTTGCATTTATTTTTGAGGCCTGGTATAGATATTATAAAATTACATGGTGATTTACATAATTTTATGAATTGGCATGGACCTATTTTAACTGATTCAGGGGGTTTTCAAATATTTAGTTTATCGAAATTTTGTTCTATCATAGAAAAAGGTGTATATTTTAAAAACCCTATTAATGGGAAAGTGCTATTTTTTACTCCCGAATTGTCTATTGATACCCAGTGTTATCTTAATTCAGATATTGTAATGGTATTTGATGAATGTATTAATTCTTTTTCTTCTTTTAGAGAAGTAAAAAAATCTACGGAAATGTCATTAAGATGGGCATTGAGAAGTAAATATAGATTTGAATTTAAAAAAAACAAAAATGCTTTATTTGGTATTATCCAAGGTGGAATTTACAAATCTTTGCGAACATTTTCTATTAATGAATTACTTCAGTTAAATTTTGATGGATATGCCATTGGGGGGTTATCTGTTGGTGAACCTAAAGAAATCATGTACAATTTATTAAAATATATTTGTTGTAATTTACCGTTAGATAAACCTAGATATTTAATGGGTGTTGGTAAACCAGAAGATATTATAGAAGCTGTTCGTTGTGGTGTTGATATGTTTGATTGTGTAATTCCTACCCGACATGCTAGAAATGGATCTTTATTTACTACTTTTGGTGTTATAAATATTCGAAATAAAAAATACAAAACAGATATTTCAGTTTTAGATAAAACATGCAAGTGTTATACTTGTATGAATTATACGAGATCTTATTTGCATCATTTATTTCGTTGTCGTGAAACGCTAAGTTATAAATTAAATTCGATACATAATTTATATTATTATCAATCTTTAATGTGTGATATAAGAAATTCTATTCAAAATAATACATTTGATGATTTTTGTTATGATTTTTATAAAAATATAAAAATAAATAAACATTTTAAATAA
- the queA gene encoding tRNA preQ1(34) S-adenosylmethionine ribosyltransferase-isomerase QueA, whose protein sequence is MLLKYFSFHVPKSLISFYPHNIRTRSRLLSINGQTGKITHGIFSDIVHKFKTGDVLVLNDTKVIPARLFGYVSFKSKKIEFLIQKIIDQKYILVSTNDYKSISIGDLILFKKDIEITGRVVSFKNNCFLILFSYFGSIFDLLNKIGYIPLPPYIKRNLQSLDDYAYQNVYSKKLGSIAAPTAGLHFDQDLLHTIINKGVKICFITLHIGSSTFKLVHSEDISKHVMHEEYMEISFDTVNLIHEEKKKGNRIIAVGTSTLRALESAKWFVLNNPISSISLNTNIFIIPGYRHKIVDILITNFHFPKSTLIMLVSSFLGYQYTMYAYKVAIKNKYRFFSYGDAMFITKNYKAPFEKILHIENKINNF, encoded by the coding sequence ATGCTTCTTAAATATTTTTCATTTCATGTTCCAAAATCATTAATATCTTTTTACCCACATAATATTAGAACTCGTTCTAGATTACTATCTATTAACGGACAAACTGGAAAGATCACTCATGGAATATTCTCGGATATTGTTCATAAATTTAAAACGGGAGATGTATTAGTTTTAAATGATACGAAAGTTATTCCAGCTAGATTATTTGGTTATGTTTCATTTAAAAGTAAAAAGATAGAATTTTTAATTCAAAAAATTATTGATCAAAAATATATTTTAGTATCGACAAATGATTATAAATCTATTTCTATTGGAGATTTAATTCTTTTTAAGAAAGATATAGAAATTACAGGAAGAGTCGTTTCTTTTAAAAATAATTGTTTTTTAATTTTATTTAGTTATTTTGGTTCTATTTTTGATCTTTTAAATAAAATAGGATATATTCCATTACCTCCGTATATTAAGAGAAATTTGCAATCTTTAGATGATTATGCGTATCAAAATGTTTATAGTAAAAAATTAGGATCTATTGCAGCTCCTACTGCAGGATTGCATTTTGATCAGGATTTATTGCATACTATTATTAATAAGGGTGTAAAAATATGTTTTATTACTTTACATATTGGATCTTCTACTTTTAAATTAGTACATTCAGAAGATATTTCAAAACATGTTATGCATGAAGAGTATATGGAAATATCTTTTGATACAGTGAATTTAATTCATGAAGAAAAGAAAAAGGGTAATCGCATTATTGCGGTAGGTACAAGTACTTTACGTGCTTTAGAAAGTGCGAAATGGTTTGTTTTAAATAATCCTATTTCTTCTATTTCTTTAAATACTAATATTTTTATCATACCTGGATATCGTCATAAAATTGTAGATATATTAATTACAAATTTTCATTTTCCAAAGTCTACATTAATTATGTTGGTATCTTCTTTTTTAGGGTATCAATATACTATGTATGCTTATAAAGTAGCAATTAAAAATAAGTATAGGTTTTTTAGTTATGGTGATGCAATGTTCATTACAAAAAATTATAAAGCTCCTTTTGAAAAAATATTACATATTGAAAATAAAATAAATAATTTTTAA